The following is a genomic window from Caldicellulosiruptor danielii.
TCTCTGTTTACAAGTCCGTCGACAAAGATGGTTGCACATTTTACATTGCCTGCAAAAAACATTCTTATTACAATATCATCATTGTCAACAAGCAATTCTTTTACATACTTGATGTTTTCATCAATAGATGGAAATATTTTTTCCTGGGCTTCAACAAATGTTTTTATCTCTTTCTGCTGATAACCTCTTTTCCTTTCTCTTCTGCGTTTTATTATTTCAATAAAACCCATGTTCATCACCTCTTTCATATAAAAAGTTTTATAATATACATAAAAACCCCAATACATACAAGTAGAATTCCAGTTATTTTTGCAAGTTCCATTTCTCTTTGTAAGTTTTTAGATTTTAGTTCCCTTACGTCAAGCAAAAATATCAAAATGCCACTCAGAAGAAACATCAGTATACTGTATTTTGTTATGATATCCGAAAGTTTTATCATTCTGCTCAAATTCTCCTTTCTACCACTTAATATGCAATTTAAATTTCATTTTTATGCTTGAATTTTCTAAAAACATATGCTAAAATCCATTCCATAAAGACATTTGTCTTCTATAGGTGAACAGTAGCTATGCTAAAGAAAGACACCACGTACTATATAGTTGAAGAAAGTGTTCTGCCGGAAGTTTTTTTGAAAGTTGTCAAGGCAAAAGAGCTATTAGAAAAGGGTGAAGTGAAAGCTGTAAACGAAGCTGTAAAGATGGTGGGTATTTCAAGAAGTGCTTTTTACAAATACAAAGACTGTATATTCCCCTTTTTTGAAAGCTCCCGCGGCAAGATTATAACCCTTGCTCTTGTTTTAAAAGACATCCCTGGAATTTTGTCAAAGATACTAAACATTATTTCTGAAACAAATGCGAACATTCTTACAATCAATCAAAATATTCCTCTTGGCGGGATTGCAACAGTCTCAATTTCTATCAGAACATCAGGGATGATAAAATCTGTTAAAGATTTGGTCCTTGAGATTGAAAAGGTTGATGGTGTTAAAAAGATTGAAATTTTGGGAAGAGAAGAGTACTAAAAAAGGTTTTGAAAAAGGAGGGAAATTAAAGTGGCAAAGGTTGCAATAATGGGATTTGGTGTTGTTGGTTCTGGCGTGTGGGAAGTTTTAACAAAAAATGCATCATCAATTGCAAAAAGGGCAGGGGAAGAAATATCGGTAAAATATATTCTTGACATTCGAGATTTTCCTGACCATCCTGCAAAAGATTTGATGATAAAAGACTTTGATGCAATACTTAATGACCCCGAAGTTTCAATTGTTGTCGAGACAATAGGCGGGCTTGAACCTGCATACACTTATACAAAAAAGCTTCTTTTAAACGGGAAACATGTTGTAACATCCAACAAGGAACTTGTTGCAAAGCACGGCC
Proteins encoded in this region:
- a CDS encoding CLC_0170 family protein, which codes for MIKLSDIITKYSILMFLLSGILIFLLDVRELKSKNLQREMELAKITGILLVCIGVFMYIIKLFI
- a CDS encoding ACT domain-containing protein, coding for MLKKDTTYYIVEESVLPEVFLKVVKAKELLEKGEVKAVNEAVKMVGISRSAFYKYKDCIFPFFESSRGKIITLALVLKDIPGILSKILNIISETNANILTINQNIPLGGIATVSISIRTSGMIKSVKDLVLEIEKVDGVKKIEILGREEY